A single region of the Paludibacter jiangxiensis genome encodes:
- the hemW gene encoding radical SAM family heme chaperone HemW — translation MAGLYIHIPFCKSRCSYCDFHSGVQLTLLDRFEDALCTELTSRVSYLKNDPLETIYFGGGTPSLLSTEHLSAIFESIQSHWDISSCNEITLEANPDDLSEEQLKELSELPINRLSIGIQSFNDNELKLLRRRHTAQQAVDAVKRAQKYFSNISIDLMYGLPEQTISSWENTISEALALNIQHVSAYHLTYEEGTLLERKRREGRILPVLEEESVTMYRLLQRKLKEKGIEQYEISNFAIPGFHSRHNSSYWEGIRYLGIGPSAHSFDGESRQWNIANTLQYITGIEQGTPHFEKEVLSETDKYNEMIMISLRTTNGISLERVEKEFGTNTKKELIKQSARFIDAGIMLLEKNRLHLSSEGLFLSDGIITDLMQEQ, via the coding sequence GTGGCCGGACTTTATATTCACATACCCTTTTGTAAATCACGTTGTTCTTACTGCGATTTTCATTCCGGCGTTCAGCTAACATTGCTGGATCGGTTTGAAGACGCACTGTGCACCGAACTTACATCCAGAGTTTCGTACCTCAAGAATGATCCGTTGGAAACCATCTACTTTGGCGGCGGAACACCCTCATTGCTCAGTACTGAACATTTATCTGCAATTTTTGAGTCCATTCAAAGTCATTGGGATATAAGCAGTTGCAATGAAATCACACTTGAGGCTAATCCCGACGATTTATCGGAAGAACAACTCAAAGAATTGTCAGAGTTGCCGATCAATCGATTAAGCATTGGGATTCAATCGTTCAATGACAACGAACTCAAATTGTTACGTCGCAGACATACCGCACAACAGGCAGTAGATGCCGTAAAAAGAGCTCAGAAATATTTTTCCAATATCAGCATTGATCTCATGTATGGGCTACCGGAACAAACGATTTCTTCATGGGAAAATACTATTTCGGAAGCTCTTGCGTTGAATATCCAGCATGTATCAGCTTATCACCTGACATACGAAGAAGGAACTCTCCTTGAACGAAAAAGACGGGAAGGCCGTATTTTACCGGTTTTGGAAGAAGAGAGCGTGACAATGTACCGTTTATTGCAACGTAAGTTGAAAGAAAAAGGCATTGAGCAATATGAAATTTCCAATTTTGCCATTCCCGGATTTCACTCCCGACACAATTCTTCGTATTGGGAAGGTATCAGATATTTGGGAATCGGTCCTTCGGCGCATTCATTCGACGGAGAATCGCGCCAATGGAATATTGCAAACACCTTACAGTACATTACCGGAATAGAGCAAGGAACTCCTCATTTTGAAAAAGAGGTCTTATCTGAAACCGACAAGTACAATGAAATGATAATGATTTCATTGCGAACAACGAATGGCATTTCGCTGGAGCGCGTTGAAAAAGAATTCGGCACAAATACAAAAAAAGAACTTATAAAACAATCAGCCCGTTTCATAGACGCCGGCATTATGTTGCTTGAAAAAAATCGGCTACACCTCTCTTCCGAGGGTCTTTTTCTTTCGGACGGAATAATCACTGATTTGATGCAGGAGCAATAA
- the porE gene encoding PorE family type IX secretion system protein — protein sequence MAKFSFTAYWLLIICVLIQSCGPMARLKKADKKYDIGEYYTAGNLYRKAYTTLPLSKRQIRAYAAFRQGECFRIINKPSKAINAYLASIKSKYKDSIVYLQYARVLHENGNYGEALKMYQTYLKAHPDNQLVINGITACNKLSEWQKFKTDYVIQRAGEFNSKNASDFCPVFADADGSSLIFSSARVNTTIRKPSDITGFPQNDLYLVQKNVAGKWEKPQPMEGIFNTDFDEGSASVTEDGKTIYFTRCPYDETQSLGAQIFMAGRSGGQWTEPKQVVLFRDSSITVAHPAINASGDTLYFVSDKKGGYGGKDIWMSVKEKGMWSTPQNLGPSINTAGDEMFPYAHPDGSLYFSSNGHPGFGGLDIFHATRIDDKNWNVVNMMTPFNSNGDDFGITFEHKKQKGYFSSNRGESKGYDKIWSFNLPEKEFVLTGVVTDNKKQILGDAIVRIIGTNGANVKMRTKKDGTFFYKVEPNVDYVLLATCRGFLNQKNQLSTQGLKESKTYKVAFQLTPVGKPIPLNNIFFEFGKWTLTKESETAMNSLVKTLKDNPNITIELAAHTDMIGTSEANLTLSEKRAQTVVDFLIQAGIPKDRLSAKGYGESMPVTVDANIAAAYPFLKEGTVLDETFVKSLKPDQQEIANKINRRTEFRVVKTTFGLK from the coding sequence ATGGCAAAATTTTCTTTTACTGCTTACTGGTTATTGATAATCTGCGTTTTGATTCAATCCTGCGGACCAATGGCCCGGTTAAAAAAGGCAGATAAAAAATACGACATTGGCGAATACTATACCGCCGGCAATCTGTATCGCAAAGCTTACACGACACTTCCTTTAAGCAAAAGACAAATACGAGCATATGCCGCCTTCCGCCAGGGAGAGTGTTTTCGTATAATAAACAAACCATCCAAAGCAATAAATGCTTACCTAGCTTCGATCAAGAGCAAATACAAAGACAGCATTGTTTATCTTCAATACGCCCGTGTTTTGCATGAAAATGGCAATTATGGGGAAGCTCTGAAAATGTATCAAACCTACCTGAAGGCACATCCGGACAATCAACTTGTCATCAATGGAATAACTGCCTGCAACAAACTTTCCGAATGGCAAAAATTCAAAACCGACTATGTAATTCAACGGGCTGGAGAGTTTAATTCCAAAAACGCCTCCGACTTTTGCCCTGTTTTTGCCGATGCCGATGGTTCGTCTCTTATTTTCTCCTCAGCCCGCGTTAACACTACAATCCGCAAACCAAGTGACATTACGGGTTTTCCTCAAAACGACCTTTATCTGGTGCAAAAGAATGTTGCCGGCAAGTGGGAGAAACCGCAACCAATGGAAGGCATCTTCAACACCGATTTTGACGAAGGATCCGCCTCGGTAACAGAAGATGGCAAAACCATTTACTTTACCCGCTGCCCTTACGACGAAACGCAGAGTCTCGGAGCGCAAATCTTCATGGCTGGTCGTTCCGGCGGGCAATGGACAGAGCCCAAGCAGGTTGTTTTGTTCAGAGACAGCAGCATTACGGTAGCACATCCTGCCATTAACGCATCCGGAGATACGCTTTATTTTGTTTCTGATAAAAAAGGCGGATACGGAGGGAAAGACATCTGGATGTCAGTCAAAGAGAAAGGAATGTGGAGCACACCTCAAAACCTCGGCCCGTCGATCAATACCGCGGGAGACGAAATGTTCCCGTATGCTCATCCTGACGGTTCTCTCTATTTCTCGTCCAACGGACACCCCGGCTTCGGAGGACTCGACATCTTTCATGCCACCCGGATTGATGACAAGAACTGGAATGTGGTTAATATGATGACTCCTTTCAATTCTAATGGAGACGATTTCGGGATCACTTTTGAACACAAAAAACAAAAAGGATATTTCAGTTCCAACCGTGGGGAAAGCAAAGGATATGACAAAATATGGAGCTTTAACCTTCCCGAAAAGGAATTTGTTCTTACCGGAGTTGTAACCGACAACAAGAAGCAAATTCTTGGAGATGCAATAGTCCGCATCATCGGCACCAACGGAGCAAATGTAAAGATGCGTACCAAGAAAGACGGCACATTCTTTTACAAGGTAGAACCGAATGTGGATTATGTTCTGCTTGCTACCTGCCGGGGATTTCTCAATCAGAAGAATCAGCTCTCCACGCAAGGATTAAAAGAGAGCAAAACATATAAAGTTGCGTTCCAGCTAACACCTGTAGGCAAACCTATTCCTTTGAACAATATTTTCTTTGAGTTTGGCAAATGGACTCTTACCAAAGAATCTGAAACTGCCATGAACAGTCTGGTAAAGACACTCAAGGACAATCCGAATATTACTATAGAGTTGGCCGCGCACACAGATATGATTGGAACATCAGAAGCCAACCTGACCCTTTCGGAGAAGAGAGCACAGACGGTTGTCGATTTCCTTATTCAGGCAGGGATTCCCAAAGACCGCCTCTCGGCAAAAGGATATGGAGAAAGCATGCCGGTTACAGTAGATGCAAACATTGCTGCCGCCTACCCATTCCTCAAAGAAGGAACGGTTCTTGATGAAACATTCGTAAAATCATTGAAACCGGATCAGCAGGAAATTGCCAACAAAATAAACAGGAGAACAGAATTCCGTGTGGTCAAAACCACATTTGGACTTAAATAG
- the clpB gene encoding ATP-dependent chaperone ClpB, which yields MNFNNFTIKAQEAVQDAIQLAQSKSQQAIETPHLLKSILKIGTDVTNFLFGKTGVNGTAITSAVDQMVESLPKVTGGEPYLSRETNAILQKAIDFSNKEGDQYVSLEFILLALLTEKSQVSSLLHDAGLNEAAMRTAIAELRKGKKVTEQTAEDTYNALNKYAINLNERARSGKLDPVIGRDEEIRRVLQILSRRTKNNPILIGEPGTGKTAIAEGLAHRIVRGDVPENLKSKQLFSLDMGALIAGAKYKGEFEERLKSVVNEVIGSEGEIILFIDEIHTLVGAGKSEGAMDAANILKPALARGELRAIGATTLDEYQKYFEKDKALERRFQIVMVNEPDQTDAISILRGLKERYENHHKVRIKDDAIIAAVELSSRYITDRFLPDKAIDLMDEAAARLRLQVDSVPEELDEISRKTKQLEIEREAIKRENDTQKLAQLEKEIADLKQQESVGKAKWLSEKEVMNRIQQAKIEIENLKFEADKAEREGDYGKVAEIRYGKLKSLETQIEEEKSKLHQLQADSPMIKEEVNEEDIADVVSRWTGIPVNKMLQAEKDKLLTLEEELHKRVIGQDEAINVIADAVRRSRAGLSDPKRPIGSFIFMGTTGVGKTELAKALAEFLFDDENMMTRIDMSEYQEKFSVTRLIGSPPGYVGYDEGGQLTEAIRRKPYSVVLFDEIEKAHPDVFNVLLQVLDDGRLTDNKGRTVNFKNTIIIMTSNLGSNLIRDNFSRINNTNREDVIDRTKNEVFELLKQTIRPEFLNRIDELIMFAPLNESEIKQIVGLQVEHIKRQLKENGVELQVTDAALAQIAKEGFDPQFGARPVKRVIQREVLNELSKRLIAQTIDRNKPIVVDALAGALIFGN from the coding sequence ATGAATTTCAACAATTTCACAATCAAAGCCCAAGAAGCTGTACAGGATGCGATTCAACTGGCTCAAAGCAAAAGCCAGCAAGCTATTGAAACTCCACACCTACTGAAGTCCATTCTGAAGATTGGAACGGATGTTACCAATTTTTTATTTGGAAAAACAGGGGTAAATGGCACAGCCATTACTTCTGCGGTCGATCAGATGGTCGAATCGTTACCGAAAGTGACCGGAGGAGAACCTTATCTGAGCCGTGAAACCAATGCCATACTTCAAAAAGCAATTGATTTCTCAAACAAAGAAGGCGATCAGTATGTTTCACTCGAATTTATACTTTTAGCCCTTTTGACCGAAAAAAGTCAGGTATCTTCTTTATTGCATGATGCCGGTCTGAATGAAGCTGCAATGCGTACCGCTATAGCCGAGTTACGCAAAGGCAAAAAAGTTACGGAGCAGACAGCTGAAGATACGTACAATGCATTAAACAAGTATGCTATCAATCTGAACGAACGCGCCCGTTCCGGGAAACTCGATCCGGTAATTGGTCGTGACGAGGAGATCCGTCGTGTTTTGCAAATCCTGAGTCGTCGTACCAAAAACAACCCTATCCTGATTGGAGAACCGGGAACCGGCAAAACAGCGATTGCCGAAGGGCTGGCTCACCGTATTGTGCGTGGCGATGTACCCGAAAATCTGAAATCGAAACAACTCTTTTCGCTGGATATGGGGGCACTGATCGCCGGAGCAAAATACAAAGGAGAGTTTGAAGAACGGCTAAAATCGGTTGTTAACGAAGTGATCGGTTCGGAAGGAGAAATTATCCTTTTTATCGACGAAATACATACCTTGGTGGGAGCCGGAAAAAGCGAAGGAGCGATGGATGCCGCCAACATTTTAAAACCGGCTCTGGCCCGTGGCGAATTGCGGGCTATCGGCGCCACAACGCTCGACGAGTATCAGAAATATTTTGAAAAAGACAAGGCACTCGAACGTCGTTTTCAGATTGTGATGGTCAACGAACCAGATCAGACCGATGCTATTTCCATTTTGCGAGGATTGAAGGAACGCTACGAAAACCATCACAAGGTACGTATCAAAGACGATGCGATTATTGCCGCCGTGGAACTTTCGAGTCGTTATATCACCGATAGGTTCCTGCCCGACAAAGCCATTGACCTGATGGACGAAGCAGCTGCCCGTCTGCGTTTACAGGTAGACTCGGTACCGGAAGAGCTCGATGAAATCTCGCGAAAAACAAAACAGCTGGAGATTGAACGCGAAGCAATCAAACGCGAAAACGACACTCAAAAACTGGCTCAACTTGAGAAAGAAATTGCCGATCTGAAACAACAGGAAAGTGTGGGTAAAGCCAAATGGCTCTCCGAAAAAGAGGTGATGAACCGGATTCAGCAGGCAAAAATCGAGATCGAGAATCTGAAGTTCGAAGCCGACAAAGCCGAACGTGAGGGCGACTACGGAAAAGTAGCCGAAATCCGTTATGGAAAACTAAAGAGTCTCGAAACCCAGATTGAAGAAGAAAAATCGAAACTTCATCAGTTGCAGGCTGACTCTCCGATGATAAAAGAAGAGGTGAATGAAGAGGACATTGCTGACGTTGTCTCGCGCTGGACCGGAATTCCTGTCAATAAAATGTTGCAGGCCGAAAAAGACAAACTCCTCACGCTGGAAGAAGAGCTTCACAAACGAGTGATTGGTCAGGACGAGGCAATCAACGTGATTGCCGATGCTGTGCGCCGTAGTCGTGCCGGGCTGAGTGACCCGAAACGGCCGATCGGTTCGTTTATTTTCATGGGAACTACCGGCGTCGGGAAAACAGAGTTGGCCAAAGCGCTGGCGGAATTTCTCTTCGACGACGAGAACATGATGACTCGTATCGACATGTCGGAATATCAGGAAAAATTCTCCGTTACCCGACTCATCGGTTCGCCTCCGGGATATGTTGGTTACGACGAAGGGGGACAGCTAACGGAAGCCATTCGCCGGAAACCTTACTCGGTAGTTTTATTTGACGAAATCGAAAAAGCGCACCCGGATGTGTTCAATGTTTTGTTGCAGGTGCTCGACGATGGACGTCTAACAGACAACAAAGGCCGCACGGTGAATTTCAAAAACACTATCATCATCATGACCTCAAATTTGGGTTCAAACCTGATTCGCGACAATTTTTCAAGGATCAACAATACGAACCGGGAAGATGTGATAGATCGTACCAAAAACGAAGTGTTCGAACTCTTGAAACAGACCATTCGACCGGAATTTTTAAACCGTATCGACGAACTGATAATGTTTGCCCCACTCAACGAAAGTGAAATCAAACAGATCGTGGGTTTACAGGTAGAACATATCAAACGTCAGCTCAAAGAGAACGGAGTGGAATTGCAGGTAACCGATGCCGCACTGGCTCAGATTGCCAAAGAAGGTTTCGATCCGCAGTTTGGAGCGCGCCCTGTCAAGAGGGTTATTCAGCGAGAAGTACTCAACGAGCTTAGCAAGCGATTGATTGCGCAAACCATAGACCGCAACAAGCCGATTGTGGTAGACGCCCTTGCAGGCGCACTCATTTTCGGCAATTGA
- a CDS encoding DUF4954 family protein, whose amino-acid sequence MNYRKLTETEIARLQLQLCRADNWADIEVVEDFTPEFFRNVKFTGKNQLGKFGEEITLAGGVKAHTGIYDAWIHNCSIGNNVLIHTIRDYVANYTIEDNAIIFDVKLLAVDGESSFGNGISVETISEAGNRSVMIYDKLSAQLAYILALYRHRPQLIDNIEKMITAYSNQVKSSRGTICSGARIYRCDTILNVKIGKKAHIEGARLIKNGTVNSEAADPVYIGDGCHMQNFIICSGSKVNNATLVSNCFIGQGCILDKHYSADNSLFFANCQGLHGEACSIFAGPFTVTHHKSTLLIAGMFSFLNAGSGSNQSNHMYKLGPIHQGFVERGSKTASDSYVLWPAKIGAFTLISGRHYSHCDTSELPFSYLIEHKDVSYLSPAVNLRSIGTIRDSQKWPKRDVRKSENLLDCINYNLLSPFTVERMIQGRNLLLTMREKDETCAIYQYQGVEIEARILSRGIRLYENAIWKFLGNSLITQLEKSTKSLDKKEIQSILKVTSPEGSGKWVDISGMICPSSVLNDLLNDIESGKESSLENISAEFKRMHHNYYNYEWTWAYDTLSQWYGKKPDSFTPEDIIAVVKKWLTAVLNIDHWLYEDAQKEFALTQQIGFGIDGDEEAQRKDFENVRGSMETDDSVLTIKKHMEAKEALGKRIINMVKEANGLS is encoded by the coding sequence GTGAATTATCGAAAACTAACAGAAACAGAGATTGCGCGCCTACAATTGCAACTCTGTCGTGCTGACAACTGGGCAGATATAGAAGTAGTAGAAGACTTTACCCCTGAATTCTTCAGGAACGTAAAATTTACAGGAAAGAATCAGCTCGGAAAATTTGGTGAAGAAATCACACTCGCCGGAGGGGTTAAAGCCCATACCGGAATTTACGATGCCTGGATTCATAATTGCTCCATAGGCAACAATGTATTGATACATACCATCCGCGATTATGTTGCCAACTACACCATTGAAGATAATGCTATCATTTTCGACGTCAAACTGCTTGCCGTCGATGGGGAGTCATCATTCGGGAACGGGATTAGCGTAGAGACCATTAGCGAAGCCGGCAACCGAAGCGTAATGATCTACGACAAACTTTCGGCTCAACTGGCATATATCCTGGCTCTTTACCGCCATCGGCCCCAGCTTATCGACAACATCGAGAAGATGATTACTGCTTACAGCAACCAGGTAAAAAGCTCGCGTGGCACAATCTGCTCTGGCGCCCGAATCTACCGCTGTGACACCATCCTGAATGTGAAAATCGGCAAAAAAGCTCATATCGAAGGAGCCCGCCTGATAAAGAACGGAACAGTCAACAGCGAAGCCGCTGATCCGGTTTATATCGGAGATGGATGCCATATGCAAAATTTCATCATTTGCTCCGGCTCTAAGGTCAACAATGCAACGTTGGTAAGCAACTGCTTTATAGGTCAGGGCTGTATCCTTGACAAACACTATTCTGCCGACAATTCATTGTTTTTTGCCAACTGCCAGGGATTACACGGCGAAGCCTGTTCGATCTTTGCAGGTCCTTTTACTGTCACCCATCACAAATCGACTTTGCTAATCGCGGGCATGTTCTCTTTCCTGAATGCCGGTAGTGGTTCAAATCAAAGCAACCACATGTACAAATTGGGACCTATTCATCAGGGCTTTGTGGAACGAGGGAGCAAAACTGCCAGCGATTCCTACGTACTTTGGCCGGCAAAAATAGGAGCTTTCACACTGATTTCTGGACGACACTACTCTCACTGCGATACTTCGGAATTACCATTCTCTTATCTTATTGAGCATAAAGACGTTTCTTATCTATCCCCTGCAGTCAACCTGCGCAGTATAGGAACCATCCGTGACTCCCAAAAATGGCCCAAACGTGACGTACGTAAGAGCGAAAACCTGTTGGATTGCATCAATTACAACCTACTCAGTCCTTTTACCGTAGAACGAATGATACAGGGGCGGAACCTTCTGCTCACCATGCGTGAGAAAGATGAAACCTGTGCCATTTACCAATATCAGGGTGTAGAAATTGAAGCCCGTATTTTGTCGCGCGGAATTCGTTTGTATGAAAATGCAATCTGGAAATTTCTGGGCAATTCTCTGATCACACAGCTAGAAAAAAGTACTAAATCACTCGACAAGAAAGAAATTCAGTCTATTCTAAAAGTCACATCGCCGGAAGGCTCCGGTAAATGGGTAGATATTTCGGGAATGATTTGTCCTTCTTCTGTTCTGAACGACCTGCTCAATGATATAGAAAGCGGGAAAGAGTCCTCGCTGGAAAATATCAGCGCTGAATTCAAACGGATGCACCACAATTATTACAACTACGAGTGGACATGGGCATACGACACGCTCTCGCAATGGTATGGAAAGAAGCCCGACTCATTTACCCCTGAAGATATTATTGCTGTTGTAAAGAAATGGTTGACTGCAGTACTGAACATTGACCACTGGCTTTACGAAGATGCTCAAAAAGAGTTTGCTTTAACCCAACAAATCGGTTTCGGAATTGATGGCGACGAAGAAGCCCAACGCAAGGACTTCGAAAATGTAAGAGGCTCTATGGAAACCGACGATTCTGTGTTGACCATCAAAAAACACATGGAAGCCAAAGAAGCCCTCGGCAAACGCATCATCAACATGGTAAAAGAAGCCAACGGTCTTTCGTAA
- a CDS encoding SusD/RagB family nutrient-binding outer membrane lipoprotein gives MKTYKFKISALLMVVALMITGCTSTFDEVNTDPDNPKEEIVPATNTLAYCLRYSSDNMFDEWFDLNESCGFSGQIAKWMYTDEGYYSFRPTVNTASWNVCYYTVSNLQAVIDKSEVGSNMWAAATIFQCQIFQVISDRWGNIPYSNALKLASGVTKPTYDKQSAIYPDLLKRLKAAVEALGTKSDKLGAGDILLNGDITAWKKYGNSLRLRIAARIANVDPNDAKSTFEEVLGNPSKYPVLASNNDNVFFQWNSEYPEPYADYYQTRPNEYGVSKLMVETLSGTNDPRLSVYAKPTANYTNGVSGAAQYAGYQNGLEATAAVAAYSGIGTRFMSDNSLTGFSPWMRSCETYFAIAYAASKGWNVGMTQQAAYEKAVTLSIQENGGSASDASTFLANGGKYDGTQAQLFTQWWVSVFKNGMEAWSLFRMSGYPSGNAIAPDSYFPGHNTPPMCYGYPDTERNLNKENCAPEAAAESDYFWGKQMWWDKRTGLK, from the coding sequence ATGAAAACATATAAATTCAAAATATCAGCGCTATTGATGGTAGTGGCACTGATGATAACAGGCTGTACAAGTACTTTTGATGAAGTTAATACAGACCCTGATAATCCTAAGGAAGAGATTGTGCCAGCAACAAATACACTTGCTTACTGTTTGCGTTATTCTTCGGACAATATGTTTGATGAGTGGTTTGATTTGAATGAATCTTGTGGTTTTTCGGGTCAGATTGCAAAATGGATGTATACCGATGAGGGGTATTATAGCTTCCGTCCGACCGTGAATACGGCTTCGTGGAACGTTTGCTATTATACCGTCAGCAATCTTCAGGCAGTAATTGATAAATCAGAAGTTGGTTCGAACATGTGGGCCGCAGCTACAATTTTCCAGTGCCAAATTTTCCAGGTAATTAGTGATCGTTGGGGTAATATCCCTTATTCGAATGCCTTAAAACTGGCAAGTGGCGTGACAAAACCGACATATGATAAGCAGTCTGCAATATATCCCGATTTGTTGAAACGGTTGAAAGCTGCTGTTGAGGCATTAGGAACAAAGAGCGATAAATTGGGCGCTGGCGATATTTTGCTGAATGGCGACATTACAGCCTGGAAGAAGTATGGTAACTCTTTGCGTCTTCGTATTGCAGCTCGTATTGCCAATGTCGATCCTAATGATGCAAAGTCAACCTTTGAGGAAGTTCTGGGTAATCCTTCAAAATATCCTGTATTGGCAAGTAATAACGATAATGTTTTCTTCCAATGGAATAGTGAATATCCTGAACCCTACGCAGATTACTATCAGACTCGCCCGAATGAGTATGGCGTTAGCAAATTAATGGTAGAAACATTAAGCGGAACTAATGACCCTCGTTTGTCTGTATATGCCAAACCAACCGCCAACTATACCAACGGTGTAAGTGGAGCTGCACAATATGCAGGTTATCAGAATGGTTTGGAAGCAACTGCAGCAGTAGCTGCTTACTCGGGAATTGGTACACGTTTTATGTCTGACAATTCGTTGACAGGTTTCTCTCCCTGGATGCGTAGTTGCGAAACTTATTTTGCAATCGCTTACGCTGCAAGCAAAGGCTGGAATGTTGGTATGACTCAACAAGCAGCTTATGAAAAAGCGGTGACACTTTCAATTCAAGAAAACGGGGGTAGTGCAAGTGATGCTTCTACCTTCTTAGCTAACGGAGGAAAATATGACGGAACTCAGGCTCAATTGTTTACTCAATGGTGGGTTTCGGTATTTAAAAACGGTATGGAGGCATGGTCTTTGTTTCGTATGAGTGGTTATCCTTCGGGCAACGCAATTGCACCAGACAGCTATTTCCCCGGCCATAATACACCTCCGATGTGTTACGGATATCCTGATACGGAACGTAATCTTAACAAGGAAAACTGTGCGCCTGAAGCTGCTGCAGAAAGCGATTATTTCTGGGGTAAGCAGATGTGGTGGGATAAACGTACAGGGTTAAAATAA